The following are encoded in a window of Sminthopsis crassicaudata isolate SCR6 chromosome 5, ASM4859323v1, whole genome shotgun sequence genomic DNA:
- the TSPAN9 gene encoding tetraspanin-9 isoform X1 — protein sequence MARGCLCCLKYMMFLFNLIFWLCGCGLLGVGIWLSVSQGNFATFSPSFPSLSAANLVIAIGTIVMVTGFLGCLGAIKENKCLLLSFFIVLLVILLAELILLILFFVYMDKVNDNAKKDLKEGLLLYNTENNVGLKNAWNIIQAEMRCCGVTDFTDWFPVLGENTVPDRCCMENSQDCGRNSTTLVWKTGCYEKVKTWFDDNKHVLGTVGMCILIMQILGMAFSMTLFQHIHRTGKKYDA from the exons ttGTGTGGCTGTGGACTGTTAGGGGTGGGCATCTGGCTCTCTGTCTCCCAGGGAAACTTTGCCACCTTTTCCCCCAGTTTCCCCTCACTGTCAGCAGCCAACTTGGTTATTGCTATTGGCACTATCGTCATGGTGACCGGCTTTCTGGGCTGCCTAGGAGCCATCAAGGAAAACAAGTGTCTCCTTCTCAGT tttttcataGTCCTGTTGGTCATCCTCCTGGCAGAGCTGATCTTACTCATCCTGTTTTTTGTCTACATGGACAAG GTGAATGATAATGCCAAGAAGGATCTGAAAGAAGGGCTGCTCCTGTATAACACGGAGAATAATGTGGGACTGAAGAATGCCTGGAACATCATTCAAGCTGAG ATGCGATGCTGTGGGGTTACTGACTTCACAGACTGGTTTCCTGTGCTGGGAGAGAATACAGTTCCTGACCGTTGTTGCATGGAGAATTCCCAGGATTGTGGGCGAAACTCTACCACCCTTGTTTGGAAAACA GGCTGTTATGAGAAGGTAAAGACATGGTTTGATGACAACAAGCACGTTTTGGGCACAGTGGGGATGTGCATTCTCATCATGCAG aTTTTAGGCATGGCCTTCTCCATGACACTTTTCCAACATATCCATCGGACTGGTAAAAAATATGATGCCTAA